Proteins encoded in a region of the Aphelocoma coerulescens isolate FSJ_1873_10779 chromosome 28, UR_Acoe_1.0, whole genome shotgun sequence genome:
- the GATAD2A gene encoding transcriptional repressor p66-alpha isoform X3 produces MSEDSCRTRSQKRALERESEPDNKKLRMDKGILGSELNSEGDMKIKADPGAGKIPGMLKSGEVKATIKVELPAGDEPVDMSTSKGEVRRERRVPSPDVIVLSDTEPSSPRLNGLSGPGPTQPPGQPRPDALLRSSPEERERLIKQLKEELRLEEAKLVLLKKLRQSQIQKETPAPKPSGPSGSAAATPPPLVRGPQAVPAGKTSLQTSSSRIPGTVIPPPLVRGGQAASSKLGTQPSPQIVMPPLVRGAQQIHTIRQHSSTGPPPLLLAPRASVPSVQIQGQRIIQQGLIRVANVPNTSLLVNIPQASPTSLKGSAVPSGQAGATPAGATSLGGTGESPGSRQAAAKLALRKQLEKTLLEIPPPKPPAPEMNFLPSAANNEFIYLVGLEEVVQNLLETQGKVAVAVSCREPYLCAQCHTDFTCRWREEKNGTIMCETCMASNQKKALKAEHTNRLKAAFVKALQQEQEIEQRILQQTAPPGQPKAEPVGQHHALKQSSSQMSRGAGASRGVLHAFSPSPKLQSSSATATLGSRPGKHVERSGSKGSTGAWKKNPINTGGALPFVSPGLAVHKSASAVDRQREYLLDMIPPRSIPQSATWK; encoded by the exons ATGAGCGAGGACTCATGCCGCACCCGGAGCCAGAAGCGCGCCCTGGAGCGGGAATCGGAGCCGGACAATAAAAAACTCAGGATGGACAAAGGAATTTTGGGATCGGAGCTCAATTCCGAGGGCGACATGAAAATCAAAGCGGATCCCGGAGCCGGGAAAATCCCGGGAATGCTGAAAAGTGGGGAAGTCAAAGCCACCATCAAAGtggagctgccagctggggaTGAGCCCGTGGATATGAGCACATCCAAAGG GGAGGTGCGGCGGGAGCGCCGGGTGCCGTCGCCGGACGTGATCGTGCTGTCGGACACGGAGCCCTCGAGCCCTCGCCTCAACGGCCTGAGCGGCCCCGGCCCGACGCagcccccggggcagccccgccccgACGCCCTCCTG cggagcagccccgaggagcgggagcggctcatcaagcagctgaaggaggagCTGCGGCTGGAGGAGGCCAAGTTGGTGCTCCTGAAAAAGCTCCGGCAAAGCCAAATCCAGAAGGAGACCCCGGCTCCCAAG ccctCCGGCCCCTCTGGAAGCGCTGCGGCCACGCCCCCGCCCTTGGTGCGGGGCCCTCAGGCTGTTCCCGCTGGGAAAACTTCCCTCCAG acCTCTTCCAGCCGGATTCCTGGCACTGTGATCCCTCCTCCCTTGGTCCGGGGGGGCCAAGCGGCCTCTTCCAAGCTGGGAACGCAGCCGAGCCCCCAGATCGTGATGCCCCCCCTGGTCCGAGGGGCCCAG CAAATCCACACGATCCGGCAGCACTCGAGCACGggcccccctcccctgctgctggcccCGCGCGCCTCCGTGCCCAGCGTGCAGATCCAGGGCCAGCGGATCATCCAGCAGGGCCTGATCCGCGTGGCCAACGTGCCCAACACCAGCCTGCTCGTCAACATCCCGCAG GCATCCCCCACGTCCCTGAAAGGCTCGGCGGTGCCATCGGGCCAGGCCGGTGCCACCCCTGCGGGTGCCACGTCCCTGGGTGGCACCGGGGAGTCCCCGGGCAGCCGCCAGGCCGCTGCCAAGCTGGCCCTGCggaaacagctggaaaagacGCTCCTGGAGATCCCTCCTCCCAAACCTCCGGCTCCGGAGATGAATTTCCTGCCCAGCGCCGCCAACAACGAGTTCATTTATCTGGTGGGGTTGGAGGAGGTCGTGCAGAACCTGCTGGAAACCCAAG GGAAGGTGGCGGTGGCCGTGTCCTGCCGGGAGCCCTACCTGTGTGCCCAGTGCCACACGGACTTCACGTGCCGCTGGCGGGAGGAGAAGAACGGCACCATCATGTGCGAGACCTGCATGGCCTCCAACCAGAAGAAGGCCCTGAAGGCCGAGCACACGAACCGGCTCAAGGCCGCCTTTGTCAaggccctgcagcaggagcaggagatcGAGCAGAGGATCCTGCAGCAAACGGCCCCCCCCGGGCAGCCCAAGGCCGAGCCTGTGGGGCAGCACCACGCGCTCAAGCAG AGTTCCAGCCAGATGTCCCGAGGTGCCGGAGCTTCCCGAGGGGTCCTGCACGCCTTCAGCCCCTCCCCCAAGCTCCAGAGCTCCTCGGCCACCGCCACCCTCGGGAGCCGGCCTGGAAAACACGTGGAGAGATCCGGCAGCAAGGGCAGCACGGGTGCCTGGAAGAAAAATCCCATCAACACAG gtgGGGCCTTGCCCTTCGTCAGCCCCGGTTTGGCCGTGCACAAATCGGCCTCGGCCGTGGATCGGCAGCGCGAGTATCTCCTGGATATGATCCCGCCCCGCTCCATCCCACAGTCGGCCACGTGGAAATAA
- the GATAD2A gene encoding transcriptional repressor p66-alpha isoform X1 — MCEGRIIWHREPRPPRDPPGEPRNKRESSGDSGGESGAEPGERGGLGADAAGAAGSCRSSAVILGSGCVPVGTHDLPCQALTMSEDSCRTRSQKRALERESEPDNKKLRMDKGILGSELNSEGDMKIKADPGAGKIPGMLKSGEVKATIKVELPAGDEPVDMSTSKGEVRRERRVPSPDVIVLSDTEPSSPRLNGLSGPGPTQPPGQPRPDALLRSSPEERERLIKQLKEELRLEEAKLVLLKKLRQSQIQKETPAPKPSGPSGSAAATPPPLVRGPQAVPAGKTSLQTSSSRIPGTVIPPPLVRGGQAASSKLGTQPSPQIVMPPLVRGAQQIHTIRQHSSTGPPPLLLAPRASVPSVQIQGQRIIQQGLIRVANVPNTSLLVNIPQASPTSLKGSAVPSGQAGATPAGATSLGGTGESPGSRQAAAKLALRKQLEKTLLEIPPPKPPAPEMNFLPSAANNEFIYLVGLEEVVQNLLETQGKVAVAVSCREPYLCAQCHTDFTCRWREEKNGTIMCETCMASNQKKALKAEHTNRLKAAFVKALQQEQEIEQRILQQTAPPGQPKAEPVGQHHALKQSSSQMSRGAGASRGVLHAFSPSPKLQSSSATATLGSRPGKHVERSGSKGSTGAWKKNPINTGGALPFVSPGLAVHKSASAVDRQREYLLDMIPPRSIPQSATWK, encoded by the exons ATGTGTGAGGGGCGCATTATTTGGCACCGGGAGCCGCGGCCGCCACGGGATCCGCCGGGAGAGCCCCGGAACAAGCGGGAGAGCAGCGGGGACAGCGGAGGGGagagcggagcggagccgggAGAGCGGGGCGGGCTCGGCGCGGATGCGGCCGGAGCGGCGGGGAGCTGCCGGAGCAGCGCCGT GATCCTCGGCTCCGGCTGCGTCCCGGTGGGAACCCATGACCTTCCCTGCCAG GCTCTCACCATGAGCGAGGACTCATGCCGCACCCGGAGCCAGAAGCGCGCCCTGGAGCGGGAATCGGAGCCGGACAATAAAAAACTCAGGATGGACAAAGGAATTTTGGGATCGGAGCTCAATTCCGAGGGCGACATGAAAATCAAAGCGGATCCCGGAGCCGGGAAAATCCCGGGAATGCTGAAAAGTGGGGAAGTCAAAGCCACCATCAAAGtggagctgccagctggggaTGAGCCCGTGGATATGAGCACATCCAAAGG GGAGGTGCGGCGGGAGCGCCGGGTGCCGTCGCCGGACGTGATCGTGCTGTCGGACACGGAGCCCTCGAGCCCTCGCCTCAACGGCCTGAGCGGCCCCGGCCCGACGCagcccccggggcagccccgccccgACGCCCTCCTG cggagcagccccgaggagcgggagcggctcatcaagcagctgaaggaggagCTGCGGCTGGAGGAGGCCAAGTTGGTGCTCCTGAAAAAGCTCCGGCAAAGCCAAATCCAGAAGGAGACCCCGGCTCCCAAG ccctCCGGCCCCTCTGGAAGCGCTGCGGCCACGCCCCCGCCCTTGGTGCGGGGCCCTCAGGCTGTTCCCGCTGGGAAAACTTCCCTCCAG acCTCTTCCAGCCGGATTCCTGGCACTGTGATCCCTCCTCCCTTGGTCCGGGGGGGCCAAGCGGCCTCTTCCAAGCTGGGAACGCAGCCGAGCCCCCAGATCGTGATGCCCCCCCTGGTCCGAGGGGCCCAG CAAATCCACACGATCCGGCAGCACTCGAGCACGggcccccctcccctgctgctggcccCGCGCGCCTCCGTGCCCAGCGTGCAGATCCAGGGCCAGCGGATCATCCAGCAGGGCCTGATCCGCGTGGCCAACGTGCCCAACACCAGCCTGCTCGTCAACATCCCGCAG GCATCCCCCACGTCCCTGAAAGGCTCGGCGGTGCCATCGGGCCAGGCCGGTGCCACCCCTGCGGGTGCCACGTCCCTGGGTGGCACCGGGGAGTCCCCGGGCAGCCGCCAGGCCGCTGCCAAGCTGGCCCTGCggaaacagctggaaaagacGCTCCTGGAGATCCCTCCTCCCAAACCTCCGGCTCCGGAGATGAATTTCCTGCCCAGCGCCGCCAACAACGAGTTCATTTATCTGGTGGGGTTGGAGGAGGTCGTGCAGAACCTGCTGGAAACCCAAG GGAAGGTGGCGGTGGCCGTGTCCTGCCGGGAGCCCTACCTGTGTGCCCAGTGCCACACGGACTTCACGTGCCGCTGGCGGGAGGAGAAGAACGGCACCATCATGTGCGAGACCTGCATGGCCTCCAACCAGAAGAAGGCCCTGAAGGCCGAGCACACGAACCGGCTCAAGGCCGCCTTTGTCAaggccctgcagcaggagcaggagatcGAGCAGAGGATCCTGCAGCAAACGGCCCCCCCCGGGCAGCCCAAGGCCGAGCCTGTGGGGCAGCACCACGCGCTCAAGCAG AGTTCCAGCCAGATGTCCCGAGGTGCCGGAGCTTCCCGAGGGGTCCTGCACGCCTTCAGCCCCTCCCCCAAGCTCCAGAGCTCCTCGGCCACCGCCACCCTCGGGAGCCGGCCTGGAAAACACGTGGAGAGATCCGGCAGCAAGGGCAGCACGGGTGCCTGGAAGAAAAATCCCATCAACACAG gtgGGGCCTTGCCCTTCGTCAGCCCCGGTTTGGCCGTGCACAAATCGGCCTCGGCCGTGGATCGGCAGCGCGAGTATCTCCTGGATATGATCCCGCCCCGCTCCATCCCACAGTCGGCCACGTGGAAATAA
- the GATAD2A gene encoding transcriptional repressor p66-alpha isoform X2, which yields MCEGRIIWHREPRPPRDPPGEPRNKRESSGDSGGESGAEPGERGGLGADAAGAAGSCRSSAVILGSGCVPVGTHDLPCQALTMSEDSCRTRSQKRALERESEPDNKKLRMDKGILGSELNSEGDMKIKADPGAGKIPGMLKSGEVKATIKVELPAGDEPVDMSTSKGEVRRERRVPSPDVIVLSDTEPSSPRLNGLSGPGPTQPPGQPRPDALLRSSPEERERLIKQLKEELRLEEAKLVLLKKLRQSQIQKETPAPKTSSSRIPGTVIPPPLVRGGQAASSKLGTQPSPQIVMPPLVRGAQQIHTIRQHSSTGPPPLLLAPRASVPSVQIQGQRIIQQGLIRVANVPNTSLLVNIPQASPTSLKGSAVPSGQAGATPAGATSLGGTGESPGSRQAAAKLALRKQLEKTLLEIPPPKPPAPEMNFLPSAANNEFIYLVGLEEVVQNLLETQGKVAVAVSCREPYLCAQCHTDFTCRWREEKNGTIMCETCMASNQKKALKAEHTNRLKAAFVKALQQEQEIEQRILQQTAPPGQPKAEPVGQHHALKQSSSQMSRGAGASRGVLHAFSPSPKLQSSSATATLGSRPGKHVERSGSKGSTGAWKKNPINTGGALPFVSPGLAVHKSASAVDRQREYLLDMIPPRSIPQSATWK from the exons ATGTGTGAGGGGCGCATTATTTGGCACCGGGAGCCGCGGCCGCCACGGGATCCGCCGGGAGAGCCCCGGAACAAGCGGGAGAGCAGCGGGGACAGCGGAGGGGagagcggagcggagccgggAGAGCGGGGCGGGCTCGGCGCGGATGCGGCCGGAGCGGCGGGGAGCTGCCGGAGCAGCGCCGT GATCCTCGGCTCCGGCTGCGTCCCGGTGGGAACCCATGACCTTCCCTGCCAG GCTCTCACCATGAGCGAGGACTCATGCCGCACCCGGAGCCAGAAGCGCGCCCTGGAGCGGGAATCGGAGCCGGACAATAAAAAACTCAGGATGGACAAAGGAATTTTGGGATCGGAGCTCAATTCCGAGGGCGACATGAAAATCAAAGCGGATCCCGGAGCCGGGAAAATCCCGGGAATGCTGAAAAGTGGGGAAGTCAAAGCCACCATCAAAGtggagctgccagctggggaTGAGCCCGTGGATATGAGCACATCCAAAGG GGAGGTGCGGCGGGAGCGCCGGGTGCCGTCGCCGGACGTGATCGTGCTGTCGGACACGGAGCCCTCGAGCCCTCGCCTCAACGGCCTGAGCGGCCCCGGCCCGACGCagcccccggggcagccccgccccgACGCCCTCCTG cggagcagccccgaggagcgggagcggctcatcaagcagctgaaggaggagCTGCGGCTGGAGGAGGCCAAGTTGGTGCTCCTGAAAAAGCTCCGGCAAAGCCAAATCCAGAAGGAGACCCCGGCTCCCAAG acCTCTTCCAGCCGGATTCCTGGCACTGTGATCCCTCCTCCCTTGGTCCGGGGGGGCCAAGCGGCCTCTTCCAAGCTGGGAACGCAGCCGAGCCCCCAGATCGTGATGCCCCCCCTGGTCCGAGGGGCCCAG CAAATCCACACGATCCGGCAGCACTCGAGCACGggcccccctcccctgctgctggcccCGCGCGCCTCCGTGCCCAGCGTGCAGATCCAGGGCCAGCGGATCATCCAGCAGGGCCTGATCCGCGTGGCCAACGTGCCCAACACCAGCCTGCTCGTCAACATCCCGCAG GCATCCCCCACGTCCCTGAAAGGCTCGGCGGTGCCATCGGGCCAGGCCGGTGCCACCCCTGCGGGTGCCACGTCCCTGGGTGGCACCGGGGAGTCCCCGGGCAGCCGCCAGGCCGCTGCCAAGCTGGCCCTGCggaaacagctggaaaagacGCTCCTGGAGATCCCTCCTCCCAAACCTCCGGCTCCGGAGATGAATTTCCTGCCCAGCGCCGCCAACAACGAGTTCATTTATCTGGTGGGGTTGGAGGAGGTCGTGCAGAACCTGCTGGAAACCCAAG GGAAGGTGGCGGTGGCCGTGTCCTGCCGGGAGCCCTACCTGTGTGCCCAGTGCCACACGGACTTCACGTGCCGCTGGCGGGAGGAGAAGAACGGCACCATCATGTGCGAGACCTGCATGGCCTCCAACCAGAAGAAGGCCCTGAAGGCCGAGCACACGAACCGGCTCAAGGCCGCCTTTGTCAaggccctgcagcaggagcaggagatcGAGCAGAGGATCCTGCAGCAAACGGCCCCCCCCGGGCAGCCCAAGGCCGAGCCTGTGGGGCAGCACCACGCGCTCAAGCAG AGTTCCAGCCAGATGTCCCGAGGTGCCGGAGCTTCCCGAGGGGTCCTGCACGCCTTCAGCCCCTCCCCCAAGCTCCAGAGCTCCTCGGCCACCGCCACCCTCGGGAGCCGGCCTGGAAAACACGTGGAGAGATCCGGCAGCAAGGGCAGCACGGGTGCCTGGAAGAAAAATCCCATCAACACAG gtgGGGCCTTGCCCTTCGTCAGCCCCGGTTTGGCCGTGCACAAATCGGCCTCGGCCGTGGATCGGCAGCGCGAGTATCTCCTGGATATGATCCCGCCCCGCTCCATCCCACAGTCGGCCACGTGGAAATAA